The following nucleotide sequence is from Achromobacter spanius.
AACCAAAAATGAAACGTAAGGAAACTGCAATGCCCTTGAACAAACCGCTCGCCAAGCTCAATGCACAAATCCAAGCTCTCCAGCGACGTGCCGAAACCCTTCGCATCAATGGCAGGACGGCAGCTGTACAAAAGATCGTCGCGCAAATGCACGAGTTTCAGATTTCTCCCTCGGATATCCAGGCCGCATATGGCGCAACGAAGTCTGCTCGCCCCAAGCGCAAAAAGGCTGTTGAGCGAACCGAATCCCGTCGCCCGGTCGCGCCGAAATACCGTCATCCTGAATCTGGTTATACCTGGACCGGACGTGGGCGAGCGCCGCGCTGGCTGACTGCTGCGGAGCTCGCAGGAGCGTCGCGCGAACAATTCAGAATCTGAAGCAGGATGGATCAGACGCCATCCTGGAAACAACATTGCGACTTTGGAGATATGTCATGAGCGATAGCCATTTGCGTCCCAGACCCCGTCAATGCCTGGGCAACTTGTGGGTGTACAGGGCGACTGTGATCTGCATGCTGCTTATGGCCCTCGCGGCTGCGATCGGGCTCTTCTACCTCGCATCCATTTTTATGGACAGCCTGGCCCCAGACACAAGGATGTTCGTCGACATTCTCTCGTTCTTCTTTATCGCTTTCCTCATCGTCGTCAGTGCATGCTTTATGTCGCGGCGTTGGCCAGAGTGACTCGGCCGGCTTTACGTCGTGCAGTTTCGTCCACCCGGTAAGTTAGCCCCTAACGCAGGACTTGTTGCAGTAAAATGAAAGACCTTCGGAGATACCCCAATGCTGACTTCTAAAGACGTGATAGAACGGCGCCGCGCTGTAGCAAATGCGGTGGCGAACCAGCGGCTGGAAGGCTTGGAACCCGACTCACGCACAGTTGCCGACCTTGAACGTGCAGCGGCTGGTGAATTGAGCGTGTCGGACGTCCTCCGTACCCTGCATGCCCGCATCGCCGCTGGCGAATTTCGTTCGTCGCCCGCTCGATAGCTTCAATGACCGCATAGGCCAGTTCATGGCCAAATACCCCATCAACGCGCAAGATCCATACGTAGACCCTGTTTCCGGGGTTCTGCGTAATCGTCTTGCAATCACTGACCAGGCCGAACTGGACAAGGTGGAGGCAACCTTCGCCGCCGTGCGCTCTTATGAACTTGCTACGGACCCCATTCGGGGGCAGTTTGACCTGGCGCACCTTCAACAGATCCATCAGCGGTTGTTCGGCGACGTCTATGACTGGGCGGGCAAGATCCGCACGGTCGACATTTCGAAGGGCACAACACGCTTCGCCAGCCACGAGCAGATCACAAGCTATGCGCCCCAGATCACGAGACCACTTTCGCGCGAAGGTCTCCTGAAGGGCCTTGCGCCTGATTCGTTCAGTGAGCGTGCTGGCCATTACTTGGGCGAGTTGAATGTGCTTCATCCCTTCCGGGAAGGCAATGGCAGAAGTATTCGGGAGTTCATCGGTCAGCTTGCAAGGGATGCAGGCTACGGCATTGACTGGCAGGGCGTTGATCGGGGCGAGATGACGAAGGCGTCGATCGAGGCCTATCAAGGAGACTCGCAGCGCATGGCGCACCTGATCCGCGCCAGTCTCCGAGAAGTTGACTGGGAATACGCTCTGGATCTGGCGAGGGCGGTGGCGGGCGATCGCGCACACGTCGTTCAGGCTATTCCTGGGCAGAGTTATGAAGGCGTGGTTATCGGATTGACCGAGCGGTACCTGGTTCAAGAACAAAAGGGCCAGGCTGGGGAGATGGTCCTGCACAGCCGTCGCGCGCTCCTCAACGTGGATCTCGCCCTTCCAGGGCAGATGATC
It contains:
- a CDS encoding antitoxin VbhA family protein, whose translation is MLTSKDVIERRRAVANAVANQRLEGLEPDSRTVADLERAAAGELSVSDVLRTLHARIAAGEFRSSPAR
- a CDS encoding Fic/DOC family protein, with protein sequence MPASPLANFVRRPLDSFNDRIGQFMAKYPINAQDPYVDPVSGVLRNRLAITDQAELDKVEATFAAVRSYELATDPIRGQFDLAHLQQIHQRLFGDVYDWAGKIRTVDISKGTTRFASHEQITSYAPQITRPLSREGLLKGLAPDSFSERAGHYLGELNVLHPFREGNGRSIREFIGQLARDAGYGIDWQGVDRGEMTKASIEAYQGDSQRMAHLIRASLREVDWEYALDLARAVAGDRAHVVQAIPGQSYEGVVIGLTERYLVQEQKGQAGEMVLHSRRALLNVDLALPGQMIGIRYPHGGVGLVEASLSQPERENSMQLQRDRGHER
- a CDS encoding H-NS family nucleoid-associated regulatory protein; the encoded protein is MKRKETAMPLNKPLAKLNAQIQALQRRAETLRINGRTAAVQKIVAQMHEFQISPSDIQAAYGATKSARPKRKKAVERTESRRPVAPKYRHPESGYTWTGRGRAPRWLTAAELAGASREQFRI